Genomic window (Arthrobacter sp. StoSoilA2):
GTGGTGGGATCCCGGAAACGCGCTGGACGATGGACGGGCTGGGCATTTGTTTGCCCGTTCATGATCGTCTTCCTGCTGGTGTTCGTAGCGCCCGTCCTCTACGCGTTCTACTTGAGCCTTTTCCAGAACCAGATGGTGGGCGGCGTTAAGTTCGTCGGAGGAGCCAATTACCTCCAAGCGCTGGCGGATCCGCAGTTCTGGGACTCGGTCATCAGGGTGGTCGTCTTCCTCGCAGTCCAAGTCCCCATCATGCTGTTCCTGGCCTTGTTTGCCGCTTTGGCCCTGGACAGCGGGCGCCTGCGCGCGGCGTCGTTCTTCCGCATTTCCGTCTTCCTCCCGTATGCCGTTCCTGCAGTGGTGGCCACGCTCATGTGGGGGTTCATCTACGGCCCCAGGTTCGGCCTGTTCGGCAGCATCAACGACTTCTTCGGCATGGACCTTCCTGAGCCGCTTTCCACCAATTGGGTCCTTGCCGCAATCGGGAACATCAACACCTGGGAGTTCACCGGTTACAACATGCTGATCTTCTACTCGGCGCTCAAGGTCATTCCTGCCGAGCTCTATGAGGCAGCCAACCTTGATGGAGCGGGGACTTTCCGTGTCATCAGCAGCATCAAGCTGCCCTCCATCCGGGGCGCGATCGGGATCGCCAGCATCTTCTCCGTGATCGGCAGCTTCCAGCTGTTCAACGAACCAAACATTCTCAAGGCGTTGGCACCGAACTCCATCAGTTCCTACTTCACGCCCAACATGTACGCGTTCAATCTTTCCTTTGCAGGCCAGCAGTTCAACTACGCAGCAGCCATCTCCATCATCATGGGCGTCCTCACGGTAGTTGTTGCCTACATCGTCCAGATTTCCGGCTCACGAAAGGATGCCTAGCCAATGTCCGTCCGTTTGAGCATTCCGGAGTCCCGGGCTGAGGCACGGGAACAGACAGCAGCCACCAGCCAGCCCAAGCCCAAGCCCGCGGCGCCGAAGCTGAGCACGCGCCGAGGCGTGACCAGGAAGCGCTCCTCCATCCTGCTCACCATCCTGATGGGCGTGATGGCGGTCTACGCCCTGCTCCCGCTCTTCTGGCTCCTGGTCAATTCCACCAAGACGCAGTCATCCCTGTTCAGCTCCTTCGGCCTCTGGTTCTCCGGGGACTTCGCCCTCTGGGACAACGTGGCAGGCACCCTGACGTACAACGACGGCGAGTTTCTCCGCTGGCTGGCCAACACAGTGTTGTACGTCGTGGTGGGAGCCGGCGGCGCCACATTCCTCGCTACCCTGGCAGGCTATGGGCTGGCAAAGTTTGAATTCCCCGGCAAACGCGGCGTGTTCGCCGTGGTCCTGGGTGCGGTGGCCGTACCCGGGACAGCCTTGGCGGTGCCAACCTTCCTGATGTTCAGCCAGATGGGGCTCACCAATACCCCGTGGTCAGTCATCATTCCATCCCTGATCAGTCCGTTCGGGCTCTATCTCGTATGGATCTACGCCCGTGAGTCGGTTCCGACTGAAGTCCTCGAAGCAGCCCGCATGGATGGGGCGGGGGAGTTCCGCACCTTCTTCACCATCTCCTTGCGCATGCTGGCCCCAGGCTTCATTACGGTCCTGTTGTTCACCGTGGTGGCTACCTGGAACAACTACTTCCTGCCGTTGATCATGCTGAGCCAATCAACCTGGTACCCGCTCACGGTTGGCCTCAACAGCTGGAACGCCCAAGCCAGCACGGCCGGCGGGGACGCCATCTACAACCTCGTCATCACCGGATCGCTGCTGACAATAGTGCCCATCGTGGGTGCCTTCCTGTTCCTCCAGCGCTACTGGCAGTCAGGACTGTCTGCCGGAAGCGTCAAGTAAACACGCCCGACGGCGGCGAGTCACCGCCATCGGACGCTCTCCCACCGCATCAACCGTCCTTTGGACAACGATTTGAAAGGCACCAAAGCCATGAAGAACAACCATCGACTGCGACGAGTGGCCACGGCGGCGTTGGCAGCAAGCCTCTTGATGGGCAGCCTTGCTGCCTGCGGCGGCTCGGCAACAACCGGTAACGCGGCAGCGGAAGGCGCGAGCGCCGAAGACGTTGCGAAGGCGCTGCAGACCGAGACCACCCTCACTGTGTGGGGCTGGGCGCCGCAGCTCAAGCCGATCGTAGAGGCCTTCGAAGCCAAATACCCCAAGGTCCACGTCAACCTGGAAAATGTAGGAACCGGCAACACGCATTACACCAAGCTGCAGAACGCAGTGAAGGCCGGAACCGGTGCCCCGGATGTGGCACAGATCGAATACAACGCCTTGCCTCAGTTCGCGCTGTCCGATGCCTTGGTGGATCTGAAGGGCTTCGGAGCAGGGGAGCTTAAGGACAACTACACCCAATCCACGTGGGGCTCCGTGAACCTCAACGGCGGCGTGTACGCCCTCCCGCAGGATTCCGGTCCGATGGCAATGTTCTACCGCGCCGACGTGTTCGAGAAACACGGCATCAGCGTCCCCACCACCTGGGAAGAGTACGTGGCCGCTGCAAAGACCCTGCACGCCGCAGACCCCAAGGCATACATCACCAATGACACCGGAGATGCCGGCTTCACCACCAGCATGATCTGGCAGGCCGGGGGCAAGCCGTACACTCTCGACGGAACCACGAAAGTCAGCATTGATCTGCAGGACGAAGGTGCCAGGAAGTGGACCGGCACATGGAACCAACTGCTCAAGGATGATCTGGTCGCCCCTGTCACCAGCTGGAGCGACGAATGGTACAAGGGCCTCTCAGACGGAAGCATTGCCACGTTGGTCATCGGTGCCTGGATGCCGGCCAACCTCGAATCCGGTGCGGCAGAAGCCGCCGGCAAGTGGCGCGTAGCTCCCATGCCCACCTACGAAAAGGGCAAGGCTGCTGCTGCTGAAAATGGCGGCGGCGGCGACGCCGTGCTGAAGCAGAGCAAGAACAAGGCGGCCGCCTACGGCTTCCTTGAGTTCGCGAACGGTCCTGAAGGTGCAAAGATCCACGCCGCCAATGGTGGTTTCCCCTCCACCACCGCAGATCTGGAAAGCGAGTCCTTCCTCAACGCCGGGAACGCCTACTTCGGCGGCCAGAAGATCAACGAGGTCCTGGTCCAGGCATCCAAGGACGTTGTTCCGGGCTGGAACTACCTCCCCTTCCAGACCTACGCCAACAGCATCTACAGCGACACCGTGGGCCAGGCCTACGGTTCCAAGGGCGACCTGAACGACGGGCTGAAAACCTGGCAGGATGCCACCGCAAAGTACGGCCAGCAGCAAGGCTTCACGGTTACCACCAAGTAGTACGTGGTGCGGGTCCAGGGCCGCCATCACGGCTCTGGACCTCCATCCACCATTTCAGATTGGAAATTTTCCCCATGCCAACCTTCACCATCGGCGAGCAGGACTTCATGCTTGACGGTCAGCCCCACCGCATCATCTCCGGCGCGCTCCACTATTTCCGCGTTCATCCGGATCTTTGGGCAGACCGGATCCGGAAGGCCAGGCAGATGGGGCTGAACACGATAGAAACGTACGTTCCCTGGAACGCCCATGCTCCGTCGCCGGACGTCTTTGACACAACGGGCCGCTTGGACCTGGGGCACTTCCTCGATTTGGTCGCCGCGGAAGGCCTGCACGCGATCGTGCGTCCGGGGCCGTATATCTGTGCGGAATGGGACAACGGCGGGTTGCCCGCGTGGCTGTTTAGTCGAGGCGCCGCCTCCATCAGGGCTGATGATCCGGTCTATATGGCTGCCCTCACCGAGTACCTTGAACAGCTGGCGCCGATCCTGGTTCCCCGCCAGATCGACGCGGGCGGCCCCATCATCCTGATTCAGATCGAGAACGAGTACGGCGCCTACGGTGCTGATCGTTTTTACTTGGAAAAGCTCGTGAAGATCAACCGCGAAATCGGGCTGACCGTACCTTTCACTACCGTTGACCAACCCCAGGACGACATGCTGGCCAATGGCAGTCTTCCGGAATTGCACAAGACGGGGTCGTTCGGCTCCCGCGCCGCGGAACGGCTGGAGACACTCCGGCGCCACCAGCCCACAGGACCGTTGATGTGCTCCGAATTTTGGGTGGGATGGTTCGATCATTGGGGCGCACACCACCACACCACCACCGTGGAGCAGTCCGCCCGGGAACTTGATGTCCTGCTGGCCCGCGGCGCATCGGTCAACATCTATATGTTCCATGGCGGCACCAACTTTGGATTCACCAACGGTGCGAATGACAAGGGTGTCTACCAACCCATCGTTACCAGCTACGACTACGACGCTCCCTTGGATGAGGCCGGCAATCCGACGCCGAAGTACTGGGCTTTCCGGGATGTCATCGCCAAATACACCGAACTGGACGACGACGACCTCCCCGCCGCACCTCAGCCCGGCGCCGGGCTCACTGTGTCCTTGCCGCGTTCGCTGCCCCTCTGGGAGTGCCTGGACCAGCTTGGTGCGTGGACCTCCCACGCTGGGCTGCGAACCCACGACGACTTGGGCCACTACGCAGGATTCACGCTCTACCGCAGGGAAATCAATGTTTCCGGCCCCGGGGTCCTGGACTTCGATGAAGTCCGCGACCGGGCACAGGTATTCCTGAACCGGATACCGCTGGGAGTGCTTTCCCGGGATCACCATGAGAAGGCCTTGCCGCTGCCCCATGACGCAGCCGGCACCCTGGAGGTCCTGGTGGAGGACCAAGGACGCGTGGACTACGGGCCCCGATTGGGCGAGCCGAAGGGACTTATCGGCGCTGCCCGGCTTAATGGGAACCAGCTCCAGGACTGGGATGTCCTTCCCCTGCAACTGGACGACATCTCCTTGATCTCGTCCCTGTTGGAGGAGCAAGCAGCGCTCCCTGAGGCCCCGGTATCCGGACCGGTCTTCGCCCACGGGACTTTTGACCTTCCTGGCGGTGGCGATACTTTCCTTTCCACCAAGGGCTGGACCAAAGGTGTCGTATGGATCAACGGCTTCTGCCTGGGGCGGTACTGGTCCCGTGGTCCGCAAGCGACGCTCTACGTTCCAGGACCGATCCTGCAGAACAGCGGCAACACCATCACTGTTCTTGAACTGCAAGCATCCACCCACCGCGCTGTTTCCTTTGTTGGCTCTCACGACCTCGGACATACGGAGTTCTAGGGTGTCGCGGACCCACCAAGCTGCACTAACAACGGAAAGAGGAGACACCTAGTATGGCGTGGCTTGTAACAGGAGGAGCCGGCTATATCGGCTCGCACGTAGCCCGGGCACTCATGGATGACGGCCACGACGTGGTGGTCATTGATGATCTTTCCAGCGGCCGGATCGAATTCGTTCCGAAGAGGGCAGCCTTCGAGCAAGGGTCGCTTCTGGACGCCAACTTCCTGAGGGAGACTTTCGGGAAACATGACATTATCGGCGTGATCCACCTGGCCGGTTTCAAGTATGCGGGCGTCTCGGTCGAATGGCCGCTGCACACCTACTTCCAGAACGTCACCGGCACTGGCAATCTCCTGGCAGCCATGGAAGCCGCGTCCGTGTCCTCCCTCGTCTTTTCCTCCAGCGCTGCCGTCTACGGGAACACGGCAGCGGAACTCGTGACCGAATCGACGCCTACCAACCCCGAGTCTCCCTATGGTGAATCGAAGCTCATCGGGGAATGGCTCATAGCGGACCAAGCCAGGGCGACTGGCCTGCGGCACACCTCACTCCGGTACTTCAATGTTGTTGGCTCCGGCAGCCCGAACGTCAGCGACACGAGCCCGCACAACCTTTTCCCCTTGGTCTTCCAAGCGTTGAAGGACGGTGCGACGCCGAAAATCTTTGGCACCGCCTATTCCACACCCGACGGAAGCTGCGTGCGGGACTATGTACACGTCTCCGACGTCGCCGCCGCTCATGTGGCAGCTGCCAGGAAGCTTCAAGATGGCGTGGAACTCGAGGCGGTCTACAACCTGGGCAGTGGTTCAGGGGTTTCTGTCCGGGAGATCATGACAGAGATGGCCTCGGTGACCGGGATTCAATTCACTCCGCAAATCTGCGCTGCCCGTCCGGGCGATCCTGCCAGGATCGTTGCCTCCGGCGAACTTGCCCGCCGCGATATCGCATGGGAACCGCGGCATCGGCTCCGGGACATGATCTCCAGCGCCTGGTCAGCTGCAGGAAACCAGGCCATTTCCGCCTCGTAGGAGGACACCTTCTATACACATCACGAAAGCACTATTCAAAGGAACACCATGATCGAGGCCGCAGAACTGCTGGCAACCGTCACAGCCACGAATAAGAGCACCATGGAAATCAACCTCAACGCCGCAATCCAGGAAGCGGAGCGTCGCGCCCGCCACGAAGGGCGCCGGGGAATCCTGGTTACCCGGGTTGCCCACGCGCATTTCACGGTGGAGCTGTCGCCGGAAGTCCCCTATGGGTACACGTACGAGAGAAAGGACAGCTAAGGGCAGGCTCCAAGGGACCCTCATTCCTCCTGCACCTGCCTGGCAGCAAGGTGGACACGCTACGGAGTTAGTGCCGGGGTGGGCGTAGCCGTGATGGTGGCGGTCGCTGTGGGGTCGGTTGTTGGGGTCGTCGTGATGGTTGCGGTGGGAGCGGCCGTAGCTGTTGGCGTGGGTGAAGCTGTGGGTATAGGCGTTGGGGCGGGTTCAGCCGTTGCTGTCGGCGTGGGTTCTGCGGTCGCTGTTGGGGTCGGTGTTGGGGAACCGGTTGGTGTCGCGCTCGGAGTTGGGGTTGCCGTTGGTGAAGCGGTTGGTGTCGCGGTCGCTGTTGGGGTTGGCGTTGGTGATGCGGTCGGCGTTGCGCTCGCCGTTGGGGTCGGTGTTGGTGAAGCGGTCGGGGTGGCGCTCGCAGTTGGGGTCGGCGTCGGCGTTGGGGTAGCTGCGGGTGCTGGAGGCGGCGCAGCCGGCTCGGGAGCCGACGTCTCCGGCTCGCCAAGTGCGATCCCGAGCGACCACACCGGAACCTCGCCAACCGGCGTCGTTCCTGTTGCAGGTGAGAAGCTTGTGAGCCTGAGCAGATCCACGGACGACTCTCCATCCAGCGGGATCAGGCTCCACGACGATGGATCCACCAGCACGCCATTCACAATCGTTTCAAAGTGGAGGTGGCATCCGGTCGACGAACCAGTGGAGCCGACCAAGCCGATGACGTCCCCGGCTTCAACTACCTGCCCCTTGCGCACGGCGCTCGCCTGCAGGTGGTTGTACGTAGTGATAAGCCCGTTGCCGTGATCGATCTCTATCCGGTTGCCTCCGCCCCAGGCATGCCAGCCCACCTCTCGCACGTAGCCGTCATCGGCAGAATGAACCGGTGTGCCACAGGCCGCTGCGAAGTCCTGCCCTGTATGGAATTCCCCTGGAGCACCTGTGATGGGACTGGTGCGCCGTCCAAAAGGTGAACTGGGACGCAGGTTCAGCAGGGGTGACATCAACGTGCCTGGTCCAGGCCGCACATGACGGGACGCGGGGCTCCCAACCGATGTTTGCCACGAAGCAGGGCCGGAACAGGGGAGTGTCAGCGGACCCTGGGAACTCAGGAAGCCCACGATTTCCTGGGCCAGCTGCCGGTACTTGGTGTAGTGGTCCGAATCCTGGTTCCGCTGTACCTGATGGATGGCCAGGCTGGAAGGCAGAAGCTGCCAGTCCTTGATGCCCTTCAGGGCAAGGAAGAAACTGGTTGCGCTGACGAACGGATCCATTCGATCGGCATAGGAGCCCCATGCCCCGTTGGCGCGCTGCTGGAACAACCCGCGGGAGTCCGGCCCTGCGGCGTCGCCGTAATCCTTGCTTTCAAGGGAAGATTCGCCAAGCGCGGCTTGTACCCCCAGGATTTGGGCATCGGATGGCAGGCCCAGCTTTTCCGCGGCCACCATGATGGCCGAAGCATTGCGGAGCTGGACGTCTGAAGGGGCGCCGGTGGTGGATGCCGGTCCAAACGCTGTCTGTTGACACAGCGTAGTACCCAAGGGGTTGGCAGGCGCGGGCTCAACCGTTCCCGAAGGGTTGGTGGCCTGACTCGGAGTGTCGTTCGTGGACCAGTTCGCTGCTGAGGGCGCATCGCCGGATGAATCTGTCCGGATCTGCTGGACGGCTGGGGGCGCCGGGGTGACCGCTCCGGATTGGAAGCAGCCAAGCATGGCAGCGGCCGCGATAACCGCTAACGGAAAGCGGGCGTGCCCACGGAGCCGCGCCGGGCCTTTGTCAGGAGTCTTGTTGTTCACCAAACCCGCTCCTGACATGGATCCGTGCCCGGCGAAAAGTGTTGGAGGTCCACACCATTGTCTGGATCCGATCACTGCATGTTACGGGTACTGCATGTCTATGGGAATGACAGGCCCACGTCAAGGCTTTCCGCATACTGCGGTGCTCCAAATCCAGATGCTTGGCTAAGTCAAACAAGGTAAGTTGGCATGGTGACCCCCTCCGTGAAGCCTGCCATTGACCGCGCCCCCGGAATCTCCAAGGAGATCGAGGACGCGGCCTGGTATGTGCTGGGCCCGGCACTTCAAGGGAGACCTTCAGCGCTGGACGGGCGCACGCTGACCTGGACGGCAGACGCCGCCGGGGAGCTGCTGGAACGCCTCGAGCGCGGCGTGGAAGATTCCAAAGCGCCCATGATGACCAACCTCCGGCAAAACCTTGAAGGCGCCTCCCGGGAAGCCAAGCTGCTGGCCGTGGAGTTGCTCTTCCTTCAGTCCTTGCCGCTGGCCCATGAGGTCAAGTCGCTCAGGGTGAAGCGTGCCCGTGTGGCGGAGGCTGCCTCCTGGGTAGAGCCCCCGATCGAGTTGCCGGAACAGCTTTATGAGGGCATGACGGACCACGGCGTGATCCGCGACCGTACCGCCGAGTTCAACTGGACCATTTGGGACCACCTGAAATGGCTGTGCCGCTTTGTCGCGCACGTTGACAGCCAAAGCACGGAAACCATCGACCAGGCGCTCGCTGATCCTTTGAAGTTCCATGAACTTGCGGTCGGAACACCAGAGGACCAGCCGGCCCTGCGCCGCAGTATTGAGTATTTGGTATGGCCCAGCTACTTCGAGCCTGTGGTGGCTGACGTGGAGCGCCGGGAGATTCGTGACGCTTTCGCCTCACTCGTTGGTGGCGCCGGGGGCGATACCGAAGAGGACGTGACTGCGGACATCCATCGGATCCGGCTGCACCTGGACGAACAAGCCGGCCAGCGCATCGACTGGTACGCGCGCCAGCTGGTCAGCCAATGGCGGAAGGTGGGAGACCCCGGCCGCCGCTCTTGGTTGCTGCGCACCCATCACGACAACGCCGACCTTCTGGCTGCCTGGGTTGCTGAAGAGAAAGCCACCCTGGACGTTGAGCACCTCCGCTCGCTCACTGCAGGAGTCACTGCCGGTGTGGTCCAGCATGCCGTGGACGAGGATTACAAGCACCTGGGCTATGTGGAGCGCGAGGACACCAAGACGGCGGTCTTCGCCTTCCTCACGGTGATGAAACCCGGTGACCTTACGCTCTACCAGCACGCCGGACGCGTCCGGGTGGGAGTCGTCCTTGGCGAGCCCGAACACCACGAGGACAACCGCCGCATCCGCCGCAAGGTCCGCTGGTTCGAGGACAGTTACGCCATCACCGAACTCCCACGCCATGCACAGCGGCAATTGTCCACGCCCGGGATCATCGTGGACGTCACAAGGGTCATTCAGGCGTTGCAGGAACTCCTTCCGGTAGAAGCCGAAACCGATGGCGAGGACGAAGCGCCGCCCACCGCCGTCGTCGAGGTTGTCCAGCAGGGTTTCCGGCCGTTGACGGAAGAGTTCGCAGCTTCCCTTCACATGGACCTTGAGCCGCTGAAGGAAATCGCCGAGCTGCTCGAAGAGAACCGCCAACTGGTTCTTTACGGACCTCCAGGTACCGGCAAAACGTACCTTGCCAAGCACCTCGCTGCCGAGCTCGCCGGCGACAGCACCGATGAACGCGTGAAGCTGGTGCAGTTCCATCCGTCGTACGCGTACGAGGATTTCTTTGAGGGTTACCGGCCGGACAAGACCGACGACGGCCAGGTCTCCTTCAAGCTCGTGGCCGGACCGTTGCGTCGGCTCGCGGAGGAAGCAGCCAAGCCGGAGAACGCGCACAAGCCGTACTTCCTGATCATCGATGAGATGAACCGTGCCAACCTGGCCAAGGTCTTCGGCGAGCTGTACTTCCTCCTTGAGTACCGTGACGACCGCATTTACCTCCAGTACAGCCCCAACGAGCCCTTCAGCCTGCCGGACAACCTGTACATCATCGGCACCATGAACACAGCTGACCGTTCCATCGCCATGATGGACGCCGCCATTCGTCGTCGTTTCGCGTTCATCGAGCTGCATCCCAAGGTGGAACCGGTCAGGGGCTCGCTGCGGCGCTTCCTTCAAGCCCGCGGCCTGGACACGCTCAACGCGGATCTCCTGGACGCCCTCAACGACGCCATCGATGACTGGGACCGGGACCTGATGATCGGGCCGTCCTACTTCATGAAGAACGCTGCCCAAAACCCCACAGGGCTTCGCCGGATTTGGAAGTACGAGCTCATGCCGTTGCTGGAGGAGCACTACCACGGGCAACTGAACCGCGCGCAGTTGGAGGAACGCTTCGGCCTGGACCAATTGCTGGGACGACTTGCTGCCCGCTAAGGCCGTCCCGCCACGCCCGCGGCGGCCACCGGCAAGTGCCGGTACGGCGCGTACGGCTGCCGGGACCCGGCACATCGTCATGGACGAGCTCTCACGGGGAGTCGTTGACAAGCTCGACCCCCCAACCGCTGCGTTCATCAACGCCAGTGGGCTGGCGAAAGCGTCACCGATTGGCATGGGCCTCTACAGGATCGAACCCGTCGGCAAAGTCGGCTCGGTAAGGACTTCCACCGTCCAGCTCGAGGTTCGCCCCAAGGACCGGCTGGGCCTCAGCCGCTTGCTTTTCCTCCTCAGCTACGCCGGCGATCAAGGCTTCCGCGACCACTCGGTGGAAGCCGTTGAGCACCCTGATCTGTGGAGTGCCCTGGCCGAATCGCTGGCCCAGCTGGCTGACCGCGCGCTGAGCCGCGGCGTCCTTCAGGGCTACCTCACCATCGATGAATCGCTGCGGACCGTGAAAGGCCGCATCCGCATCTCGGACCAGATCTCCCGCAGGCCCGGAATGATGGTGCCCTTGGAAGTGTCCTACGACGAATTCACCGAGGACATCGCCGAAAACCGCATCCTTCGCGCTGCCTTGGAACGGATGGGGAAGGTGCCAGGCGTCCGGGCCGACGTCCTGAGCCGCTTGCGCCAACTGAAGGGAAAGCTCGACGCCGTCACCCGCCTTCAGTCCGGAGCCCCCCTGCCGCCCTGGCGGGCCAACCGAATGAATCTCAGGTACCACGCCGTTCTGCGGCTCTCGGAGGTCATCCTGCGCAATGCCTCGGCCGAGGCCGGAGAAGGGAAGCAGCAGACCGCTTCCTTTGTGGTGGATATGGCACAGGTTTTCGAGGAGTTCGTGGGCACGGCTTTGCGGCATGCGATGAATGCCTATCCTGGGGAAATGCGCCTCCAGTATGGGGCGCTGCTCAATGAGGCTGTCCGGGACACGGATCGACTGACAGTCCGCCCCGACGCCGTGCACTTCCTGGGCGGGAGGCCCGTGGTGGTCTACGACTCCAAGTACACGGCGGCAGGAGATGCCGGTGCTTCACTGAATGCGGACCATTACCAATTGCTGGCGTACTGCACCGCGCTCCGGGTCCCGACGGCATGGCTTGTCTACGCCGGGCCGGGGGAGATGAAGCTGCGAAGGATCCTGAACACGGACATCGACATCGTGGAGTATCCGCTGGACCTGTCCCTCCCGCCGTCGGAGATCCTGGCCGCCGTGGCAGATCTCGCGGAACAATCGTGGGGCGAGGTAGTGCGTCAGGCTGTGGCGGGAAGAACGGCCTCAGACTAGCCTGAGATCGTCGGCTCAATGAACTCCGGCGCAGTGGAAATTTTCGAGGGAGGCATCATGGCTCGCAGGAAATCGTGGCGCGATATGAGCAAGGGCCAGCGGATCATGCTCATTGTCAGCGGAGCCATAAATATGGCACTGCTGGGTGCAGCGCAACGGAGCATCGGAAAG
Coding sequences:
- a CDS encoding McrC family protein, translated to MDELSRGVVDKLDPPTAAFINASGLAKASPIGMGLYRIEPVGKVGSVRTSTVQLEVRPKDRLGLSRLLFLLSYAGDQGFRDHSVEAVEHPDLWSALAESLAQLADRALSRGVLQGYLTIDESLRTVKGRIRISDQISRRPGMMVPLEVSYDEFTEDIAENRILRAALERMGKVPGVRADVLSRLRQLKGKLDAVTRLQSGAPLPPWRANRMNLRYHAVLRLSEVILRNASAEAGEGKQQTASFVVDMAQVFEEFVGTALRHAMNAYPGEMRLQYGALLNEAVRDTDRLTVRPDAVHFLGGRPVVVYDSKYTAAGDAGASLNADHYQLLAYCTALRVPTAWLVYAGPGEMKLRRILNTDIDIVEYPLDLSLPPSEILAAVADLAEQSWGEVVRQAVAGRTASD